One segment of Scyliorhinus torazame isolate Kashiwa2021f chromosome 14, sScyTor2.1, whole genome shotgun sequence DNA contains the following:
- the LOC140389685 gene encoding protein NCBP2AS2-like, with amino-acid sequence MVLRRMLMSVLNNARLIEKLSKTPPIRQAARLTVYLLSRLERGGREAAERLRERTDAPRRLDELSKKVAHLRDTWAKELKGAKEASGQKKQK; translated from the coding sequence ATGGTACTGCGGAGGATGCTGATGTCGGTGCTCAACAACGCGCGGCTGATCGAGAAGCTGTCCAAGACGCCGCCCATCCGCCAGGCGGCCCGCCTCACCGTCTACCTGCTGAGCCGCCTCGAGCGGGGCGGCCGGGAGGCGGCCGAGCGGCTGCGGGAGCGGACGGACGCGCCCCGCAGGCTGGACGAGCTGAGCAAGAAGGTGGCCCATCTCCGGGACACctgggcgaaggagctgaagggcgcGAAGGAGGCATCGGGCCAGAAGAAGCAGAAATGA
- the LOC140389684 gene encoding nuclear cap-binding protein subunit 2 isoform X1 — protein sequence MAVVLNALNSDSHVELSQYRDQHFRGSRYEQDKLLRYSCTLYVGNLSFYTTEEQIYELFSKSGDVKRIIMGLDKIKKTSCGFCFVEYYTRSDAEQCMRFINGTRLDDRIIRTDWDTGFKEGRQFGRGKSGGQVRDEYRTDYDAGRGGFGKLVQMQRVPEPRQKF from the exons ATGGCTGTGGTGCTGAACGCCCTCAACAGTGACTCTCACGTGGAGCTGAGCCAATACCGGGACCAGCACTTTCGG GGAAGCCGATATGAGCAGGACAAATTACTGAGATACAGCTGCACTCTCTATGTTGGGAATCTGTCGTTTTACACTACGGAGGAGCAAATCTATGAACTCTTCTCAAAAAGCGGTGATGTTAAGCGAATCATCATGGGTTTGGACAAAATCAAGAAAACATCATGCGGATTCTGTTTTGTGGA ATATTACACACGTAGTGATGCTGAACAGTGCATGAGATTTATTAATGGAACGCGCTTGGATGATCGAATTATTAGAACAGATTGGGATACTGGCTTCAAAGAAGGCAGACAGTTTGGTCGAGGGAAATCTGGTGGTCAG GTACGTGATGAATATAGGACAGATTATGACGCTGGCAGAGGTGGATTTGGAAAACTAGTCCAGATGCAGAGAGTCCCAGAACCAAGACAGAAATTCTAG
- the LOC140389684 gene encoding nuclear cap-binding protein subunit 2 isoform X2, producing the protein MGLDKIKKTSCGFCFVEYYTRSDAEQCMRFINGTRLDDRIIRTDWDTGFKEGRQFGRGKSGGQVRDEYRTDYDAGRGGFGKLVQMQRVPEPRQKF; encoded by the exons ATGGGTTTGGACAAAATCAAGAAAACATCATGCGGATTCTGTTTTGTGGA ATATTACACACGTAGTGATGCTGAACAGTGCATGAGATTTATTAATGGAACGCGCTTGGATGATCGAATTATTAGAACAGATTGGGATACTGGCTTCAAAGAAGGCAGACAGTTTGGTCGAGGGAAATCTGGTGGTCAG GTACGTGATGAATATAGGACAGATTATGACGCTGGCAGAGGTGGATTTGGAAAACTAGTCCAGATGCAGAGAGTCCCAGAACCAAGACAGAAATTCTAG